One window of Fibrobacter sp. genomic DNA carries:
- a CDS encoding fibro-slime domain-containing protein, translated as MGTAFFKAPSGWTQAIFTGQNNAAGAKTVTTTNAEGYFEINLSTIGAPDYANTFSITNSMTAGMNSYIVTDTVWMHQNPYDDNARANMTTLPCPTSDDGQVYIAEDVLNPGKTYIGSTAPDAKFFYVLVPEEAEWQSDELWISYTKNGVKKDTSMIPSPDYCGWHYMVFGTAPSDVVIYLRNDKTQQFGQAGLTSEGGELVPIDLELVFANYGNNVFFIPDENQRIEENPSGWHTEFPDTEGDCGYDLAAIIYDTDESLNTAFTSDGNPVGPGKCVGVFSGLVKKDLGPDGKPQYSGSPEAQMCFGNTPEEAERNFKAMFNYTPGVNEMQCYDMPFRHYGKDSRWGFDSDSTHYDLAGNIEHTVGCDADSTNCVYSGGFYPLEWPGDYDAYKYTADSATVTNGTNGDAGVVVINGVKMGPTPKARTKREAAAPVPLYDSVKAFDHYCNTAGWSGGIDCGATHEFQEGSQPPVWNWGIREDWQKMNKGKKLLRNQQYCFQTHASFTYNESQEFTFRGDDDIWVFINKKLAVDNGGAHLAAPGHVVLKDLNKSTAYGPGFLEPGKDYPIDIFFCDRRRTMTNVIIKTNMYIKQSVGIFSIPDSLPNGGVQYTVCVEKTGGGDCASTVLGSIGGDDQEPDTTCAGDISTPIHYYITNRKKQIPAGCSDCDNLPTGGTVHGGINLSVPGMPVVDEDRMIGLPPGNYRLWFEVGEKKGSVRFRVKGNLGIVTKDVKFENADNDVSVYPANTWWKFVGTALAGTRIPIYISAPDADNNVDLPSAANQNYQLTLTEGATLYKTKDSNTPLVVPYSGKVDSTGIDTLWVDVPLAGLMSSSQEIKASVGNTSAILTFYAPKLDFGVPVTKDADGNVTEWKWMTRDPDVDEDGDEYFHWVGSDVDFYLVVRDPSSGLVCKECDFSIDALGKSEGLEIQVNPFEDGVSLVRVRSSKEYSTDTASMSVGSVDNNGIAAPYGNMHFYKPPAPMPLIVDIFDVKGAPLGEMNIPAQYHSESADYLDGRADSLAIIYDRKIDRDSVPKFVCLNFDEDNLTKINPVQLGLSNNKRDTLMECSTQFDSAAVWKAFERSPDNGRTLVFSVDSSFSVDVKTLVTRENKVASFTEYEWKHRPVRTFFEKGLTDRIAPVILSARAIAEKDGGEYDQVRIVVSEPVIFTDANNGTKAFTYYLNSAIDVRELQRFTHATAQGRPQDRRDTLTMRYKNTDVQNPTPHVGDYVRFRADAFMWTDTSNGVAAGSDTLRMASDAEMHWNSPTDYNSTARLPSPWVQVVGDAKISVTTISFNYANQENITSATPVGTVFPVKTNENLEDIKAKYPTTLGHFVQSDMGAIIGSDDSYASVDKNEVYFNYEVDYYTNLGAFVARQSGKIKCTDKFFSADPDHTPDGMGDCVKNPRNFFIAWNMLSKQKRLVGTGAYITKYSSYVKVGNVGKKAKKELTEVWGVKRGKGKVKK; from the coding sequence TTGGGTACAGCCTTCTTCAAGGCACCTAGCGGTTGGACGCAGGCTATTTTTACGGGCCAGAATAATGCTGCTGGCGCGAAGACTGTCACCACGACAAATGCAGAAGGGTATTTCGAAATAAACCTGTCGACTATTGGTGCTCCGGACTACGCAAATACGTTCAGCATTACGAACAGCATGACTGCGGGTATGAACAGCTATATCGTGACGGATACGGTGTGGATGCACCAGAACCCTTACGATGACAACGCTCGTGCCAACATGACAACGCTTCCGTGTCCGACTTCTGACGATGGACAGGTTTACATAGCGGAGGATGTACTGAATCCGGGCAAGACTTATATCGGCAGTACTGCCCCCGACGCGAAGTTCTTCTACGTGCTCGTTCCGGAAGAGGCTGAATGGCAGTCTGACGAACTTTGGATTTCTTATACCAAGAATGGTGTCAAGAAGGATACCAGCATGATTCCTTCGCCAGATTACTGCGGATGGCACTATATGGTGTTCGGTACGGCTCCTAGCGATGTCGTCATTTATCTTAGAAATGACAAGACGCAGCAGTTTGGACAGGCTGGTCTTACGAGCGAAGGTGGGGAACTCGTCCCGATAGATTTGGAATTGGTTTTCGCAAACTACGGCAATAACGTGTTCTTTATTCCCGATGAAAACCAGAGAATTGAAGAGAATCCTTCTGGATGGCATACGGAATTCCCTGATACCGAAGGAGACTGCGGCTACGATCTCGCTGCAATCATCTACGATACCGACGAATCGTTGAACACAGCCTTCACTTCCGACGGAAACCCTGTGGGTCCGGGCAAGTGCGTGGGTGTTTTCTCGGGATTGGTCAAGAAAGACCTCGGACCGGATGGCAAACCTCAATATTCTGGCTCTCCTGAAGCACAGATGTGCTTCGGTAATACTCCGGAAGAAGCCGAGAGAAACTTTAAGGCGATGTTTAATTATACGCCTGGCGTGAACGAAATGCAGTGCTACGACATGCCCTTCCGCCATTATGGCAAGGATTCCCGCTGGGGCTTCGATTCCGACTCTACGCACTATGACCTTGCCGGTAATATTGAGCATACGGTCGGCTGCGATGCGGATTCCACGAATTGTGTGTATTCGGGCGGCTTCTACCCGTTGGAATGGCCTGGCGACTATGATGCTTACAAGTACACCGCTGACTCGGCGACTGTTACCAATGGAACGAATGGCGATGCCGGTGTTGTTGTGATTAATGGGGTCAAGATGGGCCCGACCCCCAAAGCAAGAACGAAGAGAGAAGCTGCTGCTCCGGTGCCGCTTTATGATTCGGTCAAGGCTTTCGACCATTACTGCAATACGGCGGGCTGGTCCGGCGGTATCGATTGCGGAGCGACGCACGAATTCCAGGAAGGTAGCCAGCCTCCGGTATGGAACTGGGGTATTCGCGAAGATTGGCAGAAGATGAACAAGGGCAAGAAACTGCTGCGCAACCAGCAGTACTGCTTCCAGACGCATGCTTCGTTCACCTATAACGAGAGCCAGGAATTTACCTTCCGCGGCGATGACGACATTTGGGTGTTCATCAACAAGAAACTTGCTGTGGACAACGGCGGCGCACACCTTGCTGCTCCGGGACACGTAGTCCTCAAGGATTTGAACAAGTCTACGGCATACGGCCCCGGCTTCCTCGAACCTGGCAAGGATTATCCGATTGACATCTTCTTCTGCGACCGCCGCAGGACGATGACCAACGTGATTATCAAGACGAACATGTATATCAAGCAGTCCGTCGGTATCTTCTCTATACCGGATTCTCTGCCGAATGGTGGCGTGCAATACACGGTCTGTGTGGAAAAGACTGGTGGTGGTGACTGTGCTTCCACTGTTCTTGGATCGATCGGTGGCGATGATCAGGAACCTGACACCACCTGTGCCGGTGATATTTCGACCCCGATTCACTATTACATTACGAATCGCAAGAAGCAAATTCCTGCGGGTTGCTCAGATTGTGATAATCTGCCCACGGGCGGAACTGTCCATGGCGGTATAAACCTCAGCGTTCCGGGAATGCCTGTTGTTGACGAGGATAGAATGATCGGCTTGCCTCCGGGAAATTATCGCCTGTGGTTCGAAGTTGGCGAGAAGAAGGGCTCGGTAAGATTCCGTGTCAAGGGTAACTTGGGTATTGTCACGAAAGATGTCAAATTCGAGAACGCTGACAATGATGTGAGCGTGTATCCTGCGAACACCTGGTGGAAGTTTGTGGGAACCGCTCTTGCCGGCACGCGTATCCCGATTTACATTTCCGCTCCCGATGCGGATAACAACGTCGACTTGCCCTCTGCTGCAAACCAGAACTACCAGCTCACGCTCACTGAAGGTGCGACTCTCTACAAGACCAAGGACAGTAATACGCCGCTTGTAGTCCCGTATAGTGGCAAGGTGGATTCGACGGGTATCGATACCCTTTGGGTGGATGTCCCGCTGGCTGGCCTTATGAGCTCCTCTCAGGAGATTAAGGCTTCGGTCGGCAATACTTCCGCTATTCTCACGTTCTATGCGCCTAAGCTCGACTTTGGAGTTCCGGTAACGAAGGATGCCGACGGCAACGTGACGGAATGGAAATGGATGACCAGGGATCCGGATGTGGACGAAGACGGTGATGAGTATTTCCATTGGGTGGGATCCGATGTGGACTTCTACTTGGTGGTCAGGGATCCGTCGTCTGGCTTGGTTTGCAAGGAATGCGATTTCTCTATCGACGCTCTCGGCAAGTCCGAAGGCCTCGAGATTCAGGTGAATCCCTTTGAAGATGGCGTTTCGCTTGTTCGCGTGCGTTCGAGCAAGGAATACTCCACCGACACGGCATCCATGTCTGTTGGTTCAGTGGATAATAATGGCATTGCTGCCCCGTACGGCAACATGCACTTCTACAAGCCGCCTGCACCGATGCCGCTCATTGTCGATATCTTCGACGTGAAGGGCGCCCCGCTTGGCGAAATGAACATCCCGGCTCAGTACCACAGTGAGTCTGCCGACTATCTGGACGGCCGTGCGGATTCCCTTGCGATTATCTATGACCGCAAGATAGACAGGGATTCCGTGCCGAAGTTTGTCTGCTTGAATTTCGACGAAGATAATCTGACGAAGATTAACCCTGTCCAGTTGGGCCTTTCGAACAACAAGAGGGACACCTTGATGGAATGTTCTACGCAGTTCGATTCCGCGGCTGTTTGGAAAGCTTTCGAAAGAAGCCCGGACAACGGACGTACTCTCGTGTTCTCTGTTGATTCGTCGTTCTCGGTCGACGTGAAGACCTTGGTGACGCGCGAGAACAAGGTTGCCTCGTTCACGGAATACGAATGGAAGCACAGGCCTGTGAGGACCTTCTTCGAGAAGGGACTTACCGACCGTATCGCTCCGGTTATCCTTTCTGCGCGTGCAATTGCCGAAAAGGATGGTGGCGAATATGACCAGGTGAGGATTGTGGTGTCCGAACCGGTAATCTTCACCGATGCGAACAATGGTACGAAGGCGTTCACGTATTACCTGAACTCCGCTATCGATGTCAGGGAACTCCAGCGCTTCACGCATGCGACTGCGCAGGGTAGGCCGCAGGACCGCCGCGATACGCTCACCATGCGTTACAAAAATACCGATGTGCAGAACCCGACGCCGCACGTGGGTGACTACGTCCGCTTCCGTGCCGATGCGTTCATGTGGACGGATACTTCGAACGGTGTTGCTGCTGGTTCCGATACTCTCCGCATGGCTTCCGATGCCGAAATGCATTGGAACTCCCCGACGGATTACAACTCTACGGCACGCTTGCCGTCTCCGTGGGTGCAGGTCGTGGGTGATGCGAAGATCTCCGTGACGACCATCAGCTTCAACTATGCGAACCAGGAGAATATTACGAGCGCGACTCCGGTCGGTACGGTATTCCCCGTGAAGACGAACGAGAACCTCGAAGACATCAAGGCGAAGTATCCGACGACGCTTGGTCACTTCGTGCAGTCCGACATGGGTGCCATTATCGGGTCCGATGACAGCTACGCTTCTGTCGACAAGAATGAAGTCTACTTCAACTACGAAGTGGATTACTACACCAACCTGGGTGCATTTGTCGCTCGCCAGAGTGGCAAGATCAAGTGCACGGATAAGTTCTTCTCGGCCGATCCTGACCATACGCCTGATGGCATGGGCGACTGCGTGAAGAACCCGCGCAACTTCTTCATTGCCTGGAATATGCTTTCGAAGCAGAAGCGTCTGGTGGGTACTGGCGCCTACATCACCAAGTACAGCTCCTACGTGAAGGTTGGCAACGTGGGCAAGAAGGCCAAGAAGGAACTTACCGAAGTCTGGGGCGTGAAGCGCGGTAAGGGCAAGGTGAAAAAGTAA